Proteins encoded within one genomic window of Arachis ipaensis cultivar K30076 chromosome B08, Araip1.1, whole genome shotgun sequence:
- the LOC107612730 gene encoding protein argonaute 4A-like isoform X3, translating to MFSLKKGIRDGDDGTKEVTILTLVEKSTLSTLQRASLVEKSRQKPPERMRVLSDALKTSNYGSEPMLQNCEISISIGFTQVDGRVLPSPKVPEEYITKFDGSSILKRCSSNANF from the exons ATG TTTTCTCTGAAGAAAGGTATAAGAGATGGTGATGATGGTACTAAAGAAGTGACTATTTTAACGTTGGTAGAGAAGTCCACGCTGTCCACGCTTCAAAGGGCTTCATTGGTAGAGAAGTCCAGGCAGAAGCCACCGGAGAGGATGAGGGTTTTATCTGAT GCACTAAAAACCAGTAACTATGGTTCTGAACCTATGCTTCAAAATTGTGAAATCTCTATAAGCATCGGCTTTACTCAAGTGGATGGTCGTGTTCTACCTTCACCAAAG GTCCCTGAAGAATATATTACTAAATTTGATGGATCTTCTATTTTGAAG AGATGTAGTTCCAATGCGAACTTCTAG
- the LOC107612728 gene encoding protein EMSY-LIKE 3 isoform X2: protein MDYEPFDSSGTDDDLPPAHQNRIPRGGGRLAGNGRSAVGSIPYPRMYGDVDMEAQIHQLEQEAYSSVLRAFKAQADAITWEKESLITELRKELRLSNEEHRELLSRVNADDVIRRIREWRQAGGHQPGVGNTGPALHDSNPSPTVSAPHKKAKITPSGATRSLGVPSSSFHPQPLTTPHQPSSSGPKRGSVPGSKGKKQKPGQMPPGAPSMKQFPSGRGGRNQVPNNRVGDLAEGASFDSLVGRRVRTKWPDDNNFYEAVIADFNPTNGLHNLVYDMGSANETWEWVNLSEISPEDIQWVGEDPGINLRGGIAGPGHGMNRPVGRDSVPGAGRGRGIPKGQSRKDILSSQNGIGKKAPDDIQILHTDTLIKEVERVFSVNRPDPSEVDKAKKVLNDHEQALIDAIARLEDLSDDGGGHHFSHAQSMDRD from the exons ATGGACTACGAACCCTTCGATAGTAGTG GAACCGACGATGATCTTCCACCAGCACACCAAAATAGGATTCCCAGGGGTGGAGGTCGTCTTGCTGGGAATGGTAGATCTGCTGTGGGTTCAATTCCATACCCCAGGATGTATGGTGATGTTGATATGGAAGCACAAATTCACCAACTTGAGCAGGAAGCATACAGTTCAGTTCTACGAGCCTTTAAAGCTCAAGCTGATGCCATTACTTgg GAGAAAGAAAGTTTGATTACAGAACTGAGAAAAGAACTGAGATTGTCAAATGAGGAGCACAGAGAACTTCTAAGTCGGGTTAATGCGGATGATGTGATTCGAAGGATAAG AGAATGGAGACAGGCAGGTGGCCATCAGCCAGGCGTCGGAAATACTGGTCCAGCACTTCATGATTCTAATCCCAGCCCAACAGTCTCTGCACCTCACAAAAAGGCCAAGATAACGCCATCTGGAGCAACACGGTCTTTAGGTGTGCCTTCTTCTTCATTTCATCCCCAACCACTGACTACGCCCCACCAGCCATCTTCTTCGGGACCCAAACGAGGATCTGTTCCTGGATCAAAGGGAAAGAAGCAAAAACCT GGTCAAATGCCACCTGGTGCACCTTCAATGAAGCAATTTCCATCAGGACGAGGTGGAAGGAATCAAGTGCCTAATAATAGAGTGGGTGACCTAGCTGAGGGTGCATCATTTGATTCATTGGTTGGTAGGAGAGTGCGGACAAAATGGCCCGATGATAATAACTTCTACGAAGCTGTTATCGCAGACTTCAATCCGACTAAT GGCCTACATAATCTAGTCTATGACATGGGAAGTGCAAATGAGACATGGGAATGGGTTAATCTTTCAGAG ATATCTCCTGAAGATATTCAATGGGTGGGTGAGGATCCTGGAATCAATCTTCGTGGGGGTATAGCAGGTCCTGGGCATGGGATGAATAGGCCTGTCGGACGTGATAGTGTTCCAGGGGCCGGAAGAGGTAGGGGAATTCCAAAGGGGCAATCCAGGAAAGATATTTTGTCATCACAGAACGGCATAGGAAAGAAAGCTCCAGATGATATACAAATACTTCACACAGACACACTAATCAAGGAG GTGGAGAGAGTATTCAGTGTGAATCGTCCTGATCCCTCTGAAGTTGACAAAGCAAAGAAAGTATTGAAT GATCATGAGCAAGCTCTTATTGATGCCATTGCAAGACTTGAAGATCTTTCTGATG ATGGTGGTGGTCACCATTTCTCTCATGCTCAATCAATGGATAGAGACTAA
- the LOC107612730 gene encoding protein argonaute 4A-like isoform X1, producing the protein MFSLKKGIRDGDDGTKEVTILTLVEKSTLSTLQRASLVEKSRQKPPERMRVLSDALKTSNYGSEPMLQNCEISISIGFTQVDGRVLPSPKVFLIMTWKVPEEYITKFDGSSILKWQRCSSNANF; encoded by the exons ATG TTTTCTCTGAAGAAAGGTATAAGAGATGGTGATGATGGTACTAAAGAAGTGACTATTTTAACGTTGGTAGAGAAGTCCACGCTGTCCACGCTTCAAAGGGCTTCATTGGTAGAGAAGTCCAGGCAGAAGCCACCGGAGAGGATGAGGGTTTTATCTGAT GCACTAAAAACCAGTAACTATGGTTCTGAACCTATGCTTCAAAATTGTGAAATCTCTATAAGCATCGGCTTTACTCAAGTGGATGGTCGTGTTCTACCTTCACCAAAG GTTTTCTTAATTATGACTTGGAAGGTCCCTGAAGAATATATTACTAAATTTGATGGATCTTCTATTTTGAAG TGGCAGAGATGTAGTTCCAATGCGAACTTCTAG
- the LOC107612730 gene encoding protein argonaute 4A-like isoform X2 — MFSLKKGIRDGDDGTKEVTILTLVEKSTLSTLQRASLVEKSRQKPPERMRVLSDALKTSNYGSEPMLQNCEISISIGFTQVDGRVLPSPKVFLIMTWKVPEEYITKFDGSSILKRCSSNANF; from the exons ATG TTTTCTCTGAAGAAAGGTATAAGAGATGGTGATGATGGTACTAAAGAAGTGACTATTTTAACGTTGGTAGAGAAGTCCACGCTGTCCACGCTTCAAAGGGCTTCATTGGTAGAGAAGTCCAGGCAGAAGCCACCGGAGAGGATGAGGGTTTTATCTGAT GCACTAAAAACCAGTAACTATGGTTCTGAACCTATGCTTCAAAATTGTGAAATCTCTATAAGCATCGGCTTTACTCAAGTGGATGGTCGTGTTCTACCTTCACCAAAG GTTTTCTTAATTATGACTTGGAAGGTCCCTGAAGAATATATTACTAAATTTGATGGATCTTCTATTTTGAAG AGATGTAGTTCCAATGCGAACTTCTAG
- the LOC107612728 gene encoding protein EMSY-LIKE 3 isoform X1, whose translation MDYEPFDSSGTDDDLPPAHQNRIPRGGGRLAGNGRSAVGSIPYPRMYGDVDMEAQIHQLEQEAYSSVLRAFKAQADAITWEKESLITELRKELRLSNEEHRELLSRVNADDVIRRIREWRQAGGHQPGVGNTGPALHDSNPSPTVSAPHKKAKITPSGATRSLGVPSSSFHPQPLTTPHQPSSSGPKRGSVPGSKGKKQKPGQMPPGAPSMKQFPSGRGGRNQVPNNRVGDLAEGASFDSLVGRRVRTKWPDDNNFYEAVIADFNPTNGLHNLVYDMGSANETWEWVNLSEISPEDIQWVGEDPGINLRGGIAGPGHGMNRPVGRDSVPGAGRGRGIPKGQSRKDILSSQNGIGKKAPDDIQILHTDTLIKEVERVFSVNRPDPSEVDKAKKVLNDHEQALIDAIARLEDLSDGESDGGGHHFSHAQSMDRD comes from the exons ATGGACTACGAACCCTTCGATAGTAGTG GAACCGACGATGATCTTCCACCAGCACACCAAAATAGGATTCCCAGGGGTGGAGGTCGTCTTGCTGGGAATGGTAGATCTGCTGTGGGTTCAATTCCATACCCCAGGATGTATGGTGATGTTGATATGGAAGCACAAATTCACCAACTTGAGCAGGAAGCATACAGTTCAGTTCTACGAGCCTTTAAAGCTCAAGCTGATGCCATTACTTgg GAGAAAGAAAGTTTGATTACAGAACTGAGAAAAGAACTGAGATTGTCAAATGAGGAGCACAGAGAACTTCTAAGTCGGGTTAATGCGGATGATGTGATTCGAAGGATAAG AGAATGGAGACAGGCAGGTGGCCATCAGCCAGGCGTCGGAAATACTGGTCCAGCACTTCATGATTCTAATCCCAGCCCAACAGTCTCTGCACCTCACAAAAAGGCCAAGATAACGCCATCTGGAGCAACACGGTCTTTAGGTGTGCCTTCTTCTTCATTTCATCCCCAACCACTGACTACGCCCCACCAGCCATCTTCTTCGGGACCCAAACGAGGATCTGTTCCTGGATCAAAGGGAAAGAAGCAAAAACCT GGTCAAATGCCACCTGGTGCACCTTCAATGAAGCAATTTCCATCAGGACGAGGTGGAAGGAATCAAGTGCCTAATAATAGAGTGGGTGACCTAGCTGAGGGTGCATCATTTGATTCATTGGTTGGTAGGAGAGTGCGGACAAAATGGCCCGATGATAATAACTTCTACGAAGCTGTTATCGCAGACTTCAATCCGACTAAT GGCCTACATAATCTAGTCTATGACATGGGAAGTGCAAATGAGACATGGGAATGGGTTAATCTTTCAGAG ATATCTCCTGAAGATATTCAATGGGTGGGTGAGGATCCTGGAATCAATCTTCGTGGGGGTATAGCAGGTCCTGGGCATGGGATGAATAGGCCTGTCGGACGTGATAGTGTTCCAGGGGCCGGAAGAGGTAGGGGAATTCCAAAGGGGCAATCCAGGAAAGATATTTTGTCATCACAGAACGGCATAGGAAAGAAAGCTCCAGATGATATACAAATACTTCACACAGACACACTAATCAAGGAG GTGGAGAGAGTATTCAGTGTGAATCGTCCTGATCCCTCTGAAGTTGACAAAGCAAAGAAAGTATTGAAT GATCATGAGCAAGCTCTTATTGATGCCATTGCAAGACTTGAAGATCTTTCTGATGGTGAGAGTG ATGGTGGTGGTCACCATTTCTCTCATGCTCAATCAATGGATAGAGACTAA